One part of the Desulfovibrio sp. genome encodes these proteins:
- a CDS encoding molybdopterin-dependent aldehyde oxidoreductase: protein MEPKTLVVNGIPRRLLVSPNDTLVDVLRSQLQLTSVKVGCGKGQCGACTVIVDGKVSRACIIKMSRVADNAAITTLEGVGTPANLHPLQHAWIQHGAAQCGFCTPGFIVSAKALLDENIKPSREDVRDWFQKNHNICRCTGYKPLVDAVMDAAAIMRGEKTVEEISFKMPADGRIWGTTIPRPSAVAKVTGVAEFGADAAVRMPEDTLHLALAQAKVSHALIKGIDTAEAEKMPGVVKVLTHKDVKGKNRITGLITFPTNKGDGWERPILNDQKIFQYGDALAIVCADSEANARAAAEKVKFDLELLPEYMSAPEAMAPDAIEIHPGTPNVYYDQFEEKGEDTAPFFNDPNNVVIEGSYYTQRQPHLPIEPDVGYGYINEQGQVVIHSKSIGLHLHALMIAPGLGLEFPKDLVLVQNTAGGTFGYKFSPTMEALIGVAVMATGRPCHLRYNYEQQQNYTGKRSPFWTTLRYAATKQGKILAMDTDWSVDHGPYSEFGDLLTLRGAQYIGAGYGIANIRGQGRTVATNHCWGAAFRGYGAPESEFPSEVLMDELAEKLGMDPFELRALNCYKEGDTTPSGQVPEVMSLPEMFDKMRPYYEESKKRVKERSTAEVKRGVGIALGVYGAGLDGPDTSEAWVELNMDGSVTVGNSWEDHGQGADAGSLGTAHEALRPLKIAPENIHLLMNDTSKTPNSGPAGGSRSQVVTGNAIRVACEMLIEGMRKPGGGFFTPEEMKAEGRPLHYDGKWSAPAKDCDGKGQGSPFACYMYGLFLSEVAVEVATGKATVEKIVCVADIGTLCNKLVVDGQIYGGLAQGVGLALTEDYEDLKKHSTMGGSGVPSIKMIPDDMEIVYVQTHRKDGPFGASGVGEMPLTAPHAAIINGIYNACGARIRHLPARPEKVLEAMPK, encoded by the coding sequence ATGGAACCAAAAACTCTTGTAGTGAACGGCATTCCCCGGCGTTTGCTGGTCAGCCCCAATGATACTCTGGTGGACGTGCTGCGCAGCCAGTTGCAGCTCACCAGCGTCAAGGTTGGCTGCGGCAAAGGGCAGTGCGGCGCTTGTACCGTCATCGTTGACGGCAAGGTGTCGCGCGCCTGCATCATCAAGATGAGCCGCGTGGCTGACAATGCAGCCATAACCACTCTTGAAGGTGTCGGTACGCCCGCCAACCTGCATCCCCTGCAGCACGCCTGGATTCAGCACGGCGCGGCGCAGTGCGGTTTTTGCACCCCCGGTTTCATCGTGTCGGCCAAGGCTTTGCTGGACGAGAACATCAAGCCCAGCCGTGAAGACGTGCGCGACTGGTTCCAGAAGAACCACAATATCTGCCGTTGTACGGGCTACAAGCCCCTGGTGGACGCCGTCATGGACGCGGCCGCCATCATGCGCGGCGAAAAAACCGTTGAAGAAATCAGCTTCAAGATGCCTGCCGACGGCCGCATCTGGGGCACCACCATTCCCCGTCCCAGCGCTGTGGCCAAGGTCACGGGCGTGGCCGAATTCGGCGCGGACGCTGCCGTGCGCATGCCTGAAGACACCCTGCATCTGGCCCTGGCCCAGGCCAAGGTTTCCCATGCCCTCATCAAGGGCATCGACACCGCCGAGGCCGAAAAGATGCCCGGCGTGGTCAAGGTGCTGACCCACAAGGACGTGAAGGGCAAAAACCGCATCACGGGCCTTATCACCTTCCCCACCAACAAGGGTGACGGTTGGGAACGTCCCATCCTTAACGACCAGAAGATCTTCCAGTACGGCGATGCCCTGGCCATCGTTTGTGCCGACTCCGAAGCCAATGCGCGCGCCGCCGCTGAAAAGGTCAAGTTTGACCTGGAGCTGCTGCCCGAATACATGAGCGCTCCCGAAGCCATGGCCCCTGACGCCATTGAAATCCACCCCGGCACCCCCAACGTCTATTATGACCAGTTTGAAGAAAAGGGCGAAGATACGGCTCCCTTCTTCAACGATCCCAATAACGTGGTGATCGAGGGCAGCTACTACACCCAGCGCCAGCCGCACCTGCCCATCGAACCCGACGTGGGTTACGGCTACATCAACGAGCAGGGCCAGGTGGTCATCCACTCCAAGTCCATCGGTCTTCACCTGCACGCGCTCATGATCGCTCCCGGTCTGGGCCTGGAATTCCCCAAGGATCTCGTGCTGGTGCAAAACACCGCGGGCGGCACCTTCGGCTACAAGTTCAGCCCCACCATGGAAGCGCTCATCGGCGTGGCCGTCATGGCCACCGGTCGTCCCTGCCACCTGCGCTACAACTATGAGCAGCAGCAGAACTACACCGGCAAGCGTTCGCCTTTCTGGACCACGCTGCGTTACGCGGCCACCAAGCAGGGCAAGATTCTCGCCATGGATACGGACTGGAGCGTTGACCACGGCCCCTATTCCGAATTCGGCGACCTGCTCACCCTGCGCGGTGCGCAGTACATCGGCGCTGGTTACGGCATTGCCAACATTCGCGGCCAGGGCCGCACCGTTGCCACCAACCACTGCTGGGGCGCGGCTTTCCGTGGTTACGGCGCGCCGGAATCGGAATTCCCCTCTGAAGTGCTCATGGACGAACTGGCTGAAAAGCTCGGCATGGATCCCTTCGAACTGCGCGCCCTGAACTGCTATAAGGAAGGCGACACCACGCCCTCTGGCCAGGTTCCTGAAGTCATGAGCCTGCCTGAAATGTTCGATAAAATGCGCCCCTACTATGAAGAATCCAAAAAGCGCGTGAAGGAGCGTTCCACCGCCGAAGTCAAGCGCGGCGTGGGCATCGCCCTTGGCGTGTACGGCGCTGGCCTTGACGGGCCGGACACCTCCGAAGCCTGGGTTGAACTCAATATGGACGGCAGCGTGACCGTGGGCAACTCCTGGGAAGACCACGGCCAGGGCGCTGACGCCGGTTCGCTGGGCACGGCCCACGAAGCTCTGCGTCCCCTGAAGATCGCCCCTGAAAACATTCACCTGCTCATGAACGACACCAGCAAGACCCCCAACTCCGGTCCTGCGGGCGGTTCGCGTTCACAGGTGGTCACGGGCAACGCCATCCGCGTGGCCTGCGAAATGCTCATTGAAGGCATGCGCAAGCCCGGCGGCGGCTTCTTTACTCCTGAAGAAATGAAGGCCGAAGGCCGCCCGCTGCACTATGACGGCAAGTGGAGCGCCCCCGCCAAGGACTGCGACGGCAAGGGCCAGGGTTCGCCTTTCGCCTGCTACATGTACGGTCTGTTCCTGTCCGAAGTGGCTGTTGAAGTGGCCACCGGCAAAGCTACCGTTGAAAAGATCGTCTGCGTGGCCGACATCGGCACCCTCTGCAACAAGCTTGTGGTTGACGGTCAGATCTACGGCGGCCTCGCCCAGGGCGTTGGTCTTGCTCTTACCGAAGATTACGAAGACCTCAAGAAGCACAGCACCATGGGCGGTTCGGGCGTTCCCAGCATCAAGATGATCCCCGACGATATGGAAATCGTGTATGTGCAGACCCACCGCAAGGACGGCCCCTTCGGCGCATCCGGTGTGGGCGAAATGCCCCTCACCGCCCCGCATGCGGCCATCATCAACGGCATCTACAATGCCTGCGGCGCGCGCATCCGGCATTTGCCCGCACGTCCTGAAAAGGTCTTGGAGGCCATGCCCAAGTAG